One Solanum lycopersicum chromosome 4, SLM_r2.1 DNA window includes the following coding sequences:
- the LOC138348138 gene encoding uncharacterized protein yields MEKVKVIQERLKTTQCGQKSYAEVRRRPLDFEVDDWVYLKVSPMKGVMRISTRVGNVAYELELSQELAEVHSVFQISMLKKCLDDPSLIVPTENVGIKDNLSNEEVPIDILDH; encoded by the exons atggagaaggtgaaagtgattcaagaaAGATTGAAGACGACACAATGTGGCCAAAAGTCCTACGCAGAAGTTAGGAGAAGGCCTTTAGATTTTGAGGTAGATGACTGGGTGTAtcttaaggtttcacccatgaagggtgttatgag aatCTCCACGAGAGTAGGCAAtgtggcttatgagttggagctatcCCAAGAGTTAGCAGAAGTTCATTCGGTATTCCAAAtttccatgttgaagaagtgtttggatgatccttcattgattgtacCAACTGAAAATGTTGGTATTAAGGATAACTTATCCAATGAAGAAGTTCCGATTGACATTTTGGATCATTGA